A region of Mycolicibacterium brumae DNA encodes the following proteins:
- the nhaA gene encoding Na+/H+ antiporter NhaA, translating into MSESAPQRPRFFSRGSWPEASRLAGVLRDETNGGLILLVAAAIALIWANSPWSDSYHGLAGIVVGPAQLHLDLSLASWAADGLLAVFFFVVGLELKREFVAGDLRDLSRAVVPILGAVGGMVAPALIFVAINLAAGSHDTLVGWAVPTATDIAFAVAVLAVLGSFLPPALRIFLLTLAVVDDLLAITIIAFFYTDDLALSPLLWALIPFALFAIAVQRGLHRWWILLPLAVTVWALVHASGIHATVAGVALGFTVPVLGKHAATDRLDERCSSARKRSVALDTDRFEHLIRPFSAGVAIPVFAFFAAGVTVGGLTGLLDSLSAPVTIGVLVGLVAGKPIGIFGATWLLARFTRATLDAELTWRDVFGVTLLAGIGFTVSLLIGELAFGYGSPDGDHVKVGVFVGSLVAAGLAAIVLGSRNRAYRRIAEADAVDADDDGIPDVYQKPTD; encoded by the coding sequence ATGAGACCAACGGCGGCCTGATCCTGCTGGTCGCCGCGGCCATCGCGCTGATCTGGGCCAACTCGCCCTGGTCGGACAGTTACCACGGGCTGGCCGGCATCGTCGTCGGGCCCGCGCAGCTGCACCTGGACCTGTCGCTGGCGTCCTGGGCGGCCGACGGTCTGTTGGCGGTGTTCTTCTTCGTGGTCGGACTCGAGCTCAAACGCGAGTTCGTCGCCGGGGACCTGCGCGACCTGTCCCGGGCGGTGGTGCCGATCCTGGGCGCCGTCGGCGGCATGGTCGCCCCCGCGCTGATCTTCGTCGCGATCAACCTGGCCGCCGGGTCACACGACACCCTGGTCGGCTGGGCGGTCCCGACCGCCACCGACATCGCGTTCGCCGTCGCGGTGCTGGCGGTGCTCGGCAGCTTCCTGCCCCCGGCGCTGCGGATCTTCCTGCTCACCCTGGCCGTCGTCGACGACCTGCTGGCCATCACCATCATCGCGTTCTTCTACACCGACGACCTGGCGCTGAGCCCGCTGTTGTGGGCGCTGATCCCGTTCGCGCTGTTCGCCATCGCGGTGCAGCGCGGCCTGCACCGCTGGTGGATCCTGCTACCGCTCGCGGTGACGGTGTGGGCGCTGGTGCACGCCAGCGGCATCCACGCCACCGTCGCCGGGGTGGCGCTCGGCTTCACCGTGCCGGTGCTGGGCAAACACGCCGCGACCGACCGACTCGACGAGCGGTGTAGTTCCGCGAGGAAGAGGTCGGTCGCATTGGACACCGACCGGTTCGAGCACCTCATCCGGCCGTTCTCGGCCGGCGTCGCCATCCCGGTGTTCGCGTTCTTCGCCGCCGGGGTGACCGTCGGCGGCCTGACCGGCCTGCTGGACTCGCTGAGCGCCCCGGTGACGATCGGGGTGCTGGTCGGTCTGGTGGCCGGCAAGCCGATCGGCATTTTCGGCGCGACCTGGTTGTTGGCCCGATTCACCCGAGCGACCCTGGACGCCGAGCTGACCTGGCGCGATGTGTTCGGGGTCACTCTGCTGGCCGGCATCGGATTCACCGTGTCACTGCTGATCGGCGAGCTGGCGTTTGGCTACGGCAGTCCCGACGGCGACCACGTCAAGGTCGGGGTGTTCGTCGGGAGCCTGGTCGCCGCCGGGTTGGCGGCGATCGTGCTGGGCAGCCGCAACCGGGCCTACCGCCGGATCGCGGAGGCCGACGCCGTCGACGCCGACGACGACGGGATCCCCGACGTGTACCAGAAGCCGACGGACTAG